A DNA window from Brassica napus cultivar Da-Ae chromosome C1, Da-Ae, whole genome shotgun sequence contains the following coding sequences:
- the LOC106377068 gene encoding probable carotenoid cleavage dioxygenase 4, chloroplastic, whose product MDSLSSSSFISTFSPASSLLLPRPSSSRRLLRINSAVVEERSPITNPSQNNDLPPSKPKKLYTRTNHTAVSSPAKPRQQTSLATALFTTMEEVINTFIDPPSRPSVDPKHVLSDNFAPVLDELPPTECEIIHGSLPPSLNGAYIRNGPNPQFLPRGPYHLFDGDGMLHAIRIRDGKATLCSRYVKTYKYNVEKQTGTPVIPNVFSGFNGVPASMARGALTAFRVLAGQFNPINGIGLANTSLAFFCNRLFALGESDLPYAVRLTESGDIVTIGRHDFDGKLAMSMTAHPKTDPETGETFAFRYGPVPPFLTFFRFDSTGKKRKDVPVFSMTSPSFLHDFAITRRHAIFSEIQIRMRMDSMLEGGSPVGADNGKTPRLGVIPRYAEDESEMKWFEVPGFNIIHAINAWDEDDGNTIVLIAPNIMSIEHTLERMELVHALVEKVKIDLVTGIVTRHPISARNLDFAVINPAFVGRQSRYVYAAIGDPMPKISGVVKLDVTRGDRDDCTVARRMYGPGCYGGEPFFVARDPGNPEAEEDDGYVVTYVHDEVAGESKFLVMDAKSPELEVVAAVRLPRRVPYGFHGLFVKESDLNKL is encoded by the coding sequence ATGGActctctttcttcctcttccttcatctccaccttctctcctgcatcctctcttcttcttccccgCCCATCTTCCTCTCGCCGTCTCCTCCGTATCAACTCCGCCGTCGTCGAAGAACGATCGCCCATCACTAACCCAAGCCAAAACAATGACCTTCCTCCGAGCAAACCTAAGAAACTCTACACTCGAACCAACCACACCGCCGTTTCATCTCCGGCGAAACCCCGACAACAAACGTCTCTAGCAACAGCTCTCTTCACCACCATGGAAGAAGTCATCAACACGTTTATCGACCCACCGTCACGTCCTTCCGTAGATCCAAAACACGTCCTCTCAGACAACTTCGCTCCTGTCCTCGATGAGCTTCCTCCCACTGAGTGCGAGATCATCCACGGCTCTCTTCCGCCGTCTCTCAACGGCGCTTACATCCGTAACGGCCCTAACCCACAGTTTCTCCCACGTGGGCCCTACCATTTATTTGACGGTGACGGTATGCTTCACGCGATCCGCATCCGTGACGGTAAAGCAACGCTCTGCAGCAGATACGTTAAGACTTACAAGTACAACGTTGAGAAACAAACCGGAACTCCGGTTATCCCTAACGTCTTTTCTGGATTTAACGGCGTACCGGCGTCTATGGCTCGCGGAGCTTTAACGGCGTTCAGGGTTTTAGCTGGACAGTTTAATCCGATCAACGGCATTGGTTTAGCGAACACGAGCCTCGCTTTCTTCTGTAACCGTCTCTTCGCTTTGGGAGAATCCGATTTGCCGTACGCCGTACGATTAACGGAGAGCGGAGATATCGTGACGATCGGACGGCACGATTTCGACGGGAAGTTAGCGATGAGCATGACAGCTCACCCGAAAACCGATCCCGAAACCGGAGAGACGTTCGCTTTCCGGTACGGTCCGGTTCCACCGTTTCTAACGTTTTTCCGGTTCGATTCGACCGGGAAGAAGCGAAAAGACGTTCCGGTTTTCTCCATGACGTCTCCCTCGTTCCTCCACGACTTCGCGATCACGAGGCGTCACGCGATTTTCTCGGAGATTCAGATTCGGATGAGGATGGATTCGATGCTCGAAGGAGGATCTCCCGTCGGCGCCGATAACGGCAAAACGCCGAGGCTCGGAGTGATTCCGCGCTACGCCGAAGACGAATCGGAGATGAAATGGTTTGAGGTTCCTGGATTCAACATCATCCACGCCATCAACGCTTGGGACGAAGACGACGGGAACACCATCGTTCTCATCGCTCCCAACATTATGTCGATCGAGCATACGCTGGAGAGGATGGAGCTCGTCCACGCCTTGGTGGAGAAGGTGAAGATCGATCTCGTCACCGGGATCGTGACACGTCATCCGATCTCCGCGAGGAACCTCGATTTCGCCGTTATCAATCCGGCGTTTGTCGGTAGACAGAGCCGTTACGTGTACGCGGCGATCGGAGATCCGATGCCGAAGATCTCCGGGGTGGTGAAGCTCGACGTGACTAGAGGAGATAGGGACGATTGCACGGTGGCGCGTAGGATGTACGGTCCAGGCTGTTACGGAGGCGAACCGTTTTTCGTAGCTAGGGATCCTGGTAATCCGGAGGCGGAGGAGGATGACGGTTACGTGGTGACGTATGTGCATGATGAGGTGGCGGGAGAGTCGAAGTTTCTCGTGATGGACGCGAAGTCGCCGGAGCTTGAAGTCGTAGCCGCAGTGAGGTTGCCGCGAAGGGTTCCGTACGGATTCCATGGACTATTTGTGAAGGAGAGTGACCTTAATAAGCTTTAA